One genomic region from Cydia pomonella isolate Wapato2018A chromosome 4, ilCydPomo1, whole genome shotgun sequence encodes:
- the LOC133516924 gene encoding cholinephosphotransferase 1 isoform X6 yields MQFYKERILNAAQLKKLSEHKYSCTSSSILDAWLQPWWCWLVSKTPLWLAPNLITILGLIVNIVTTLILIWYSPDARTDPPRWACLLCALGVFVYQSLDAIDGKQARRTGSQSPLGELFDHGCDSISTVFIALGACTAVNLGEYPTWMFFQCFCAMTLFYCAHWQAYVTGTLRMGRVDVTEAQYSIIAIHLVSATLGARFWATQGTSILSPVIPFSLVVVPAFIIFQKSESHVYENHPALYILAFGMVAAKVTNRLVVAHMTKSEMDLYDWSLLGPGMLFLNQYFNNAIPEYYVLWLCTIWVCVDLVRYCGQVCMEICAHLKIALFRIPCPAAPAPAAAPGPAAAPANGTARRVSALTSDSEKSESEDSAPLLNNNSIS; encoded by the exons ATGCAGTTCTATAAGGAGAGGATTTTAAATGCCGCACAATTAAAAAAACTCAGTGAACACAAATATTCGTGTACGAGTAGCAGTATTTTGGATGCATGGCTCCAGCCCTGGTGGTGCTGGCTGGTGTCGAAGACTCCGCTATGGCTGGCGCCGAATCTCATTACAATATTAGGATTAATAGTTAATATCGTCACTACACTCATATTAATCTG GTACAGCCCAGACGCGCGCACAGACCCGCCCCGGTGGGCGTGCCTGCTGTGCGCGCTCGGCGTGTTCGTGTACCAGAGCCTGGACGCCATCGACGGCAAGCAGGCGCGGCGCACGGGCAGCCAGTCGCCGCTGGGCGAGCTGTTCGACCACGGCTGCGACTCTATCTCCACGGTGTTTATCGCGCTCGGCGCCTGCACCGCTGTCAACTTAGGAGAATACCCCACGTGGATGTTCTTCCAG TGCTTCTGCGCCATGACTTTGTTCTACTGTGCGCACTGGCAAGCGTACGTGACAGGCACGCTGCGCATGGGCCGCGTGGACGTCACGGAGGCGCAGTACTCCATCATCGCCATCCACCTCGTGTCCGCCACGCTCGGCGCCCGCTTCTGGGCCACGCAG GGCACGAGCATCCTGTCGCCCGTGATCCCGTTCTCGCTGGTGGTGGTGCCGGCCTTCATCATCTTCCAGAAGTCGGAGTCGCACGTCTACGAAAACCATCCCGCACTCTACATACTTGCCTTTGGGATGGTGGCTGCCAAGGTCACTAATAGATTGGTG GTGGCACACATGACGAAGAGCGAGATGGACTTATACGATTGGTCACTGCTAGGCCCGGGCATGCTGTTCCTTAACCAGTACTTCAACAACGCCATACCCGAGTATTACGTGTTATGGCTTTGCACG ATATGGGTGTGCGTGGACCTCGTCCGCTACTGCGGGCAGGTCTGCATGGAGATCTGCGCGCACCTGAAGATCGCGCTGTTCCGCATCCCGTGcccggccgcgcccgcgcccgccgccgcgcccggccccgccgccgcgcccgccaaCGGTACGGCCCGCCGCGTGTCCGCGC tGACGAGTGACAGTGAAAAATCGGAATCGGAGGATTCGGCGCCGCTTTTAAACAACAACTCTATTAGCTAA
- the LOC133516924 gene encoding cholinephosphotransferase 1 isoform X5 has translation MQFYKERILNAAQLKKLSEHKYSCTSSSILDAWLQPWWCWLVSKTPLWLAPNLITILGLIVNIVTTLILIWYSPDARTDPPRWACLLCALGVFVYQSLDAIDGKQARRTGSQSPLGELFDHGCDSISTVFIALGACTAVNLGEYPTWMFFQCFCAMTLFYCAHWQAYVTGTLRMGRVDVTEAQYSIIAIHLVSATLGARFWATQLPLGLDVRLASNIAVVLMSLYLILGYLNVIMRGGVGKNGSTVAGTSILSPVIPFSLVVVPAFIIFQKSESHVYENHPALYILAFGMVAAKVTNRLVVAHMTKSEMDLYDWSLLGPGMLFLNQYFNNAIPEYYVLWLCTIWVCVDLVRYCGQVCMEICAHLKIALFRIPCPAAPAPAAAPGPAAAPANVTSDSEKSESEDSAPLLNNNSIS, from the exons ATGCAGTTCTATAAGGAGAGGATTTTAAATGCCGCACAATTAAAAAAACTCAGTGAACACAAATATTCGTGTACGAGTAGCAGTATTTTGGATGCATGGCTCCAGCCCTGGTGGTGCTGGCTGGTGTCGAAGACTCCGCTATGGCTGGCGCCGAATCTCATTACAATATTAGGATTAATAGTTAATATCGTCACTACACTCATATTAATCTG GTACAGCCCAGACGCGCGCACAGACCCGCCCCGGTGGGCGTGCCTGCTGTGCGCGCTCGGCGTGTTCGTGTACCAGAGCCTGGACGCCATCGACGGCAAGCAGGCGCGGCGCACGGGCAGCCAGTCGCCGCTGGGCGAGCTGTTCGACCACGGCTGCGACTCTATCTCCACGGTGTTTATCGCGCTCGGCGCCTGCACCGCTGTCAACTTAGGAGAATACCCCACGTGGATGTTCTTCCAG TGCTTCTGCGCCATGACTTTGTTCTACTGTGCGCACTGGCAAGCGTACGTGACAGGCACGCTGCGCATGGGCCGCGTGGACGTCACGGAGGCGCAGTACTCCATCATCGCCATCCACCTCGTGTCCGCCACGCTCGGCGCCCGCTTCTGGGCCACGCAG TTACCGCTGGGTCTCGACGTGCGTCTGGCCTCCAATATCGCGGTCGTCCTAATGTCTCTCTACCTCATACTGGGATACCTAAATGTCATTATGAGGGGCGGAGTGGGGAAAAACGGCTCCACCGTTGCA GGCACGAGCATCCTGTCGCCCGTGATCCCGTTCTCGCTGGTGGTGGTGCCGGCCTTCATCATCTTCCAGAAGTCGGAGTCGCACGTCTACGAAAACCATCCCGCACTCTACATACTTGCCTTTGGGATGGTGGCTGCCAAGGTCACTAATAGATTGGTG GTGGCACACATGACGAAGAGCGAGATGGACTTATACGATTGGTCACTGCTAGGCCCGGGCATGCTGTTCCTTAACCAGTACTTCAACAACGCCATACCCGAGTATTACGTGTTATGGCTTTGCACG ATATGGGTGTGCGTGGACCTCGTCCGCTACTGCGGGCAGGTCTGCATGGAGATCTGCGCGCACCTGAAGATCGCGCTGTTCCGCATCCCGTGcccggccgcgcccgcgcccgccgccgcgcccggccccgccgccgcgcccgccaaCG tGACGAGTGACAGTGAAAAATCGGAATCGGAGGATTCGGCGCCGCTTTTAAACAACAACTCTATTAGCTAA
- the LOC133516924 gene encoding cholinephosphotransferase 1 isoform X2, translating to MQFYKERILNAAQLKKLSEHKYSCTSSSILDAWLQPWWCWLVSKTPLWLAPNLITILGLIVNIVTTLILIWYSPDARTDPPRWACLLCALGVFVYQSLDAIDGKQARRTGSQSPLGELFDHGCDSISTVFIALGACTAVNLGEYPTWMFFQCFCAMTLFYCAHWQAYVTGTLRMGRVDVTEAQYSIIAIHLVSATLGARFWATQLPLGLDVRLASNIAVVLMSLYLILGYLNVIMRGGVGKNGSTVAGTSILSPVIPFSLVVVPAFIIFQKSESHVYENHPALYILAFGMVAAKVTNRLVVAHMTKSEMDLYDWSLLGPGMLFLNQYFNNAIPEYYVLWLCTIWVCVDLVRYCGQVCMEICAHLKIALFRIPCPAAPAPAAAPGPAAAPANGTARRVSALTSDSEKSESEDSAPLLNNNSIS from the exons ATGCAGTTCTATAAGGAGAGGATTTTAAATGCCGCACAATTAAAAAAACTCAGTGAACACAAATATTCGTGTACGAGTAGCAGTATTTTGGATGCATGGCTCCAGCCCTGGTGGTGCTGGCTGGTGTCGAAGACTCCGCTATGGCTGGCGCCGAATCTCATTACAATATTAGGATTAATAGTTAATATCGTCACTACACTCATATTAATCTG GTACAGCCCAGACGCGCGCACAGACCCGCCCCGGTGGGCGTGCCTGCTGTGCGCGCTCGGCGTGTTCGTGTACCAGAGCCTGGACGCCATCGACGGCAAGCAGGCGCGGCGCACGGGCAGCCAGTCGCCGCTGGGCGAGCTGTTCGACCACGGCTGCGACTCTATCTCCACGGTGTTTATCGCGCTCGGCGCCTGCACCGCTGTCAACTTAGGAGAATACCCCACGTGGATGTTCTTCCAG TGCTTCTGCGCCATGACTTTGTTCTACTGTGCGCACTGGCAAGCGTACGTGACAGGCACGCTGCGCATGGGCCGCGTGGACGTCACGGAGGCGCAGTACTCCATCATCGCCATCCACCTCGTGTCCGCCACGCTCGGCGCCCGCTTCTGGGCCACGCAG TTACCGCTGGGTCTCGACGTGCGTCTGGCCTCCAATATCGCGGTCGTCCTAATGTCTCTCTACCTCATACTGGGATACCTAAATGTCATTATGAGGGGCGGAGTGGGGAAAAACGGCTCCACCGTTGCA GGCACGAGCATCCTGTCGCCCGTGATCCCGTTCTCGCTGGTGGTGGTGCCGGCCTTCATCATCTTCCAGAAGTCGGAGTCGCACGTCTACGAAAACCATCCCGCACTCTACATACTTGCCTTTGGGATGGTGGCTGCCAAGGTCACTAATAGATTGGTG GTGGCACACATGACGAAGAGCGAGATGGACTTATACGATTGGTCACTGCTAGGCCCGGGCATGCTGTTCCTTAACCAGTACTTCAACAACGCCATACCCGAGTATTACGTGTTATGGCTTTGCACG ATATGGGTGTGCGTGGACCTCGTCCGCTACTGCGGGCAGGTCTGCATGGAGATCTGCGCGCACCTGAAGATCGCGCTGTTCCGCATCCCGTGcccggccgcgcccgcgcccgccgccgcgcccggccccgccgccgcgcccgccaaCGGTACGGCCCGCCGCGTGTCCGCGC tGACGAGTGACAGTGAAAAATCGGAATCGGAGGATTCGGCGCCGCTTTTAAACAACAACTCTATTAGCTAA
- the LOC133516924 gene encoding cholinephosphotransferase 1 isoform X4 translates to MQFYKERILNAAQLKKLSEHKYSCTSSSILDAWLQPWWCWLVSKTPLWLAPNLITILGLIVNIVTTLILIWYSPDARTDPPRWACLLCALGVFVYQSLDAIDGKQARRTGSQSPLGELFDHGCDSISTVFIALGACTAVNLGEYPTWMFFQCFCAMTLFYCAHWQAYVTGTLRMGRVDVTEAQYSIIAIHLVSATLGARFWATQIPYTSVPCALIVTSACFLAQLNFVLGFGATFRVRGAGKNGSTVAGTSILSPVIPFSLVVVPAFIIFQKSESHVYENHPALYILAFGMVAAKVTNRLVVAHMTKSEMDLYDWSLLGPGMLFLNQYFNNAIPEYYVLWLCTIWVCVDLVRYCGQVCMEICAHLKIALFRIPCPAAPAPAAAPGPAAAPANVTSDSEKSESEDSAPLLNNNSIS, encoded by the exons ATGCAGTTCTATAAGGAGAGGATTTTAAATGCCGCACAATTAAAAAAACTCAGTGAACACAAATATTCGTGTACGAGTAGCAGTATTTTGGATGCATGGCTCCAGCCCTGGTGGTGCTGGCTGGTGTCGAAGACTCCGCTATGGCTGGCGCCGAATCTCATTACAATATTAGGATTAATAGTTAATATCGTCACTACACTCATATTAATCTG GTACAGCCCAGACGCGCGCACAGACCCGCCCCGGTGGGCGTGCCTGCTGTGCGCGCTCGGCGTGTTCGTGTACCAGAGCCTGGACGCCATCGACGGCAAGCAGGCGCGGCGCACGGGCAGCCAGTCGCCGCTGGGCGAGCTGTTCGACCACGGCTGCGACTCTATCTCCACGGTGTTTATCGCGCTCGGCGCCTGCACCGCTGTCAACTTAGGAGAATACCCCACGTGGATGTTCTTCCAG TGCTTCTGCGCCATGACTTTGTTCTACTGTGCGCACTGGCAAGCGTACGTGACAGGCACGCTGCGCATGGGCCGCGTGGACGTCACGGAGGCGCAGTACTCCATCATCGCCATCCACCTCGTGTCCGCCACGCTCGGCGCCCGCTTCTGGGCCACGCAG ATCCCGTACACATCGGTGCCGTGTGCGCTGATAGTCACCAGCGCGTGTTTCTTGGCGCAGCTCAACTTTGTGCTGGGTTTCGGAGCCACCTTCCGTGTGAGGGGCGCGGGGAAAAATGGATCCACCGTCGCA GGCACGAGCATCCTGTCGCCCGTGATCCCGTTCTCGCTGGTGGTGGTGCCGGCCTTCATCATCTTCCAGAAGTCGGAGTCGCACGTCTACGAAAACCATCCCGCACTCTACATACTTGCCTTTGGGATGGTGGCTGCCAAGGTCACTAATAGATTGGTG GTGGCACACATGACGAAGAGCGAGATGGACTTATACGATTGGTCACTGCTAGGCCCGGGCATGCTGTTCCTTAACCAGTACTTCAACAACGCCATACCCGAGTATTACGTGTTATGGCTTTGCACG ATATGGGTGTGCGTGGACCTCGTCCGCTACTGCGGGCAGGTCTGCATGGAGATCTGCGCGCACCTGAAGATCGCGCTGTTCCGCATCCCGTGcccggccgcgcccgcgcccgccgccgcgcccggccccgccgccgcgcccgccaaCG tGACGAGTGACAGTGAAAAATCGGAATCGGAGGATTCGGCGCCGCTTTTAAACAACAACTCTATTAGCTAA
- the LOC133516924 gene encoding cholinephosphotransferase 1 isoform X1 gives MQFYKERILNAAQLKKLSEHKYSCTSSSILDAWLQPWWCWLVSKTPLWLAPNLITILGLIVNIVTTLILIWYSPDARTDPPRWACLLCALGVFVYQSLDAIDGKQARRTGSQSPLGELFDHGCDSISTVFIALGACTAVNLGEYPTWMFFQCFCAMTLFYCAHWQAYVTGTLRMGRVDVTEAQYSIIAIHLVSATLGARFWATQIPYTSVPCALIVTSACFLAQLNFVLGFGATFRVRGAGKNGSTVAGTSILSPVIPFSLVVVPAFIIFQKSESHVYENHPALYILAFGMVAAKVTNRLVVAHMTKSEMDLYDWSLLGPGMLFLNQYFNNAIPEYYVLWLCTIWVCVDLVRYCGQVCMEICAHLKIALFRIPCPAAPAPAAAPGPAAAPANGTARRVSALTSDSEKSESEDSAPLLNNNSIS, from the exons ATGCAGTTCTATAAGGAGAGGATTTTAAATGCCGCACAATTAAAAAAACTCAGTGAACACAAATATTCGTGTACGAGTAGCAGTATTTTGGATGCATGGCTCCAGCCCTGGTGGTGCTGGCTGGTGTCGAAGACTCCGCTATGGCTGGCGCCGAATCTCATTACAATATTAGGATTAATAGTTAATATCGTCACTACACTCATATTAATCTG GTACAGCCCAGACGCGCGCACAGACCCGCCCCGGTGGGCGTGCCTGCTGTGCGCGCTCGGCGTGTTCGTGTACCAGAGCCTGGACGCCATCGACGGCAAGCAGGCGCGGCGCACGGGCAGCCAGTCGCCGCTGGGCGAGCTGTTCGACCACGGCTGCGACTCTATCTCCACGGTGTTTATCGCGCTCGGCGCCTGCACCGCTGTCAACTTAGGAGAATACCCCACGTGGATGTTCTTCCAG TGCTTCTGCGCCATGACTTTGTTCTACTGTGCGCACTGGCAAGCGTACGTGACAGGCACGCTGCGCATGGGCCGCGTGGACGTCACGGAGGCGCAGTACTCCATCATCGCCATCCACCTCGTGTCCGCCACGCTCGGCGCCCGCTTCTGGGCCACGCAG ATCCCGTACACATCGGTGCCGTGTGCGCTGATAGTCACCAGCGCGTGTTTCTTGGCGCAGCTCAACTTTGTGCTGGGTTTCGGAGCCACCTTCCGTGTGAGGGGCGCGGGGAAAAATGGATCCACCGTCGCA GGCACGAGCATCCTGTCGCCCGTGATCCCGTTCTCGCTGGTGGTGGTGCCGGCCTTCATCATCTTCCAGAAGTCGGAGTCGCACGTCTACGAAAACCATCCCGCACTCTACATACTTGCCTTTGGGATGGTGGCTGCCAAGGTCACTAATAGATTGGTG GTGGCACACATGACGAAGAGCGAGATGGACTTATACGATTGGTCACTGCTAGGCCCGGGCATGCTGTTCCTTAACCAGTACTTCAACAACGCCATACCCGAGTATTACGTGTTATGGCTTTGCACG ATATGGGTGTGCGTGGACCTCGTCCGCTACTGCGGGCAGGTCTGCATGGAGATCTGCGCGCACCTGAAGATCGCGCTGTTCCGCATCCCGTGcccggccgcgcccgcgcccgccgccgcgcccggccccgccgccgcgcccgccaaCGGTACGGCCCGCCGCGTGTCCGCGC tGACGAGTGACAGTGAAAAATCGGAATCGGAGGATTCGGCGCCGCTTTTAAACAACAACTCTATTAGCTAA
- the LOC133516924 gene encoding cholinephosphotransferase 1 isoform X3, with product MQFYKERILNAAQLKKLSEHKYSCTSSSILDAWLQPWWCWLVSKTPLWLAPNLITILGLIVNIVTTLILIWYSPDARTDPPRWACLLCALGVFVYQSLDAIDGKQARRTGSQSPLGELFDHGCDSISTVFIALGACTAVNLGEYPTWMFFQCFCAMTLFYCAHWQAYVTGTLRMGRVDVTEAQYSIIAIHLVSATLGARFWATQIGGGLELRYSLALCAVAGVALTLGALAAAILRGGVGKNGSTVAGTSILSPVIPFSLVVVPAFIIFQKSESHVYENHPALYILAFGMVAAKVTNRLVVAHMTKSEMDLYDWSLLGPGMLFLNQYFNNAIPEYYVLWLCTIWVCVDLVRYCGQVCMEICAHLKIALFRIPCPAAPAPAAAPGPAAAPANGTARRVSALTSDSEKSESEDSAPLLNNNSIS from the exons ATGCAGTTCTATAAGGAGAGGATTTTAAATGCCGCACAATTAAAAAAACTCAGTGAACACAAATATTCGTGTACGAGTAGCAGTATTTTGGATGCATGGCTCCAGCCCTGGTGGTGCTGGCTGGTGTCGAAGACTCCGCTATGGCTGGCGCCGAATCTCATTACAATATTAGGATTAATAGTTAATATCGTCACTACACTCATATTAATCTG GTACAGCCCAGACGCGCGCACAGACCCGCCCCGGTGGGCGTGCCTGCTGTGCGCGCTCGGCGTGTTCGTGTACCAGAGCCTGGACGCCATCGACGGCAAGCAGGCGCGGCGCACGGGCAGCCAGTCGCCGCTGGGCGAGCTGTTCGACCACGGCTGCGACTCTATCTCCACGGTGTTTATCGCGCTCGGCGCCTGCACCGCTGTCAACTTAGGAGAATACCCCACGTGGATGTTCTTCCAG TGCTTCTGCGCCATGACTTTGTTCTACTGTGCGCACTGGCAAGCGTACGTGACAGGCACGCTGCGCATGGGCCGCGTGGACGTCACGGAGGCGCAGTACTCCATCATCGCCATCCACCTCGTGTCCGCCACGCTCGGCGCCCGCTTCTGGGCCACGCAG ATCGGCGGGGGCCTGGAGCTGCGCTACAGCCTGGCGCTGTGCGCGGTGGCGGGCGTGGCGCTCACGCTGGGCGCGCTCGCCGCCGCCATCCTGCGCGGCGGCGTCGGCAAGAACGGCTCCACCGTCGCT GGCACGAGCATCCTGTCGCCCGTGATCCCGTTCTCGCTGGTGGTGGTGCCGGCCTTCATCATCTTCCAGAAGTCGGAGTCGCACGTCTACGAAAACCATCCCGCACTCTACATACTTGCCTTTGGGATGGTGGCTGCCAAGGTCACTAATAGATTGGTG GTGGCACACATGACGAAGAGCGAGATGGACTTATACGATTGGTCACTGCTAGGCCCGGGCATGCTGTTCCTTAACCAGTACTTCAACAACGCCATACCCGAGTATTACGTGTTATGGCTTTGCACG ATATGGGTGTGCGTGGACCTCGTCCGCTACTGCGGGCAGGTCTGCATGGAGATCTGCGCGCACCTGAAGATCGCGCTGTTCCGCATCCCGTGcccggccgcgcccgcgcccgccgccgcgcccggccccgccgccgcgcccgccaaCGGTACGGCCCGCCGCGTGTCCGCGC tGACGAGTGACAGTGAAAAATCGGAATCGGAGGATTCGGCGCCGCTTTTAAACAACAACTCTATTAGCTAA